One window from the genome of Desulforamulus ruminis DSM 2154 encodes:
- the glmL gene encoding methylaspartate mutase accessory protein GlmL has product MELALLIDFGSTYTKVTAVDVEAEEILATAKGVTTVESNILEGLQQALEEIKPCFGGKLPEFQHRLACSSAAGGLRMVAVGLVKELTVEAARQAALGAGARVLGVFAHQLTRAETEQIDHAGPDIILLAGGTDGGNKETILHNARMLAQTKGGKTVIVAGNKSAAEEAREILLQAGKDAVITENVLPELNRLNVQPARTAIRGTFLEKIVEAKGWRRAESYIQGVLMPTPAAVLNAAQLLARGTDDEPGWGDLVMVDIGGATTDVYSMSEGLPSKSGVTYKGLPEPYAKRTVEGDLGMRVSARSLLESVGLRRLAGYTGFPEEKILSYIEFVHQHTDALPSGDEQWQMDTAMARLATELAVERHAGTLETLWTPMGAVNVQHGKDLTQVPYLVGTGGVIVNHPAPGAILKGAFFKPEQPTFLRPQGPKMMLDKKYILAAAGLLAEIKPGAALRMVKKYLVEVSDEAKRS; this is encoded by the coding sequence ATGGAACTGGCCCTGCTCATTGATTTTGGCAGTACCTATACGAAGGTTACGGCGGTGGATGTGGAGGCGGAGGAAATTTTAGCCACCGCCAAAGGCGTGACCACTGTGGAAAGCAATATCCTGGAGGGTTTACAGCAAGCTTTGGAGGAGATAAAGCCCTGCTTCGGGGGAAAACTTCCGGAATTTCAGCATCGTTTGGCCTGCAGCAGTGCTGCCGGTGGTTTGCGCATGGTGGCCGTTGGACTGGTAAAGGAACTGACGGTGGAGGCGGCCCGGCAGGCTGCTTTGGGGGCCGGGGCCAGAGTTTTAGGCGTTTTTGCCCACCAACTCACCCGGGCAGAGACCGAGCAAATCGACCATGCCGGTCCGGATATTATTCTTTTAGCCGGAGGGACCGACGGCGGCAACAAGGAAACCATCCTGCACAACGCCCGTATGCTGGCCCAGACCAAAGGAGGCAAGACCGTCATTGTGGCCGGGAATAAATCGGCTGCGGAAGAAGCCCGGGAAATTTTGCTGCAGGCGGGGAAGGATGCGGTGATTACGGAAAATGTGCTTCCGGAACTGAACCGGCTCAATGTGCAGCCCGCTAGAACGGCTATTCGGGGTACTTTTTTGGAAAAAATTGTGGAGGCCAAGGGTTGGCGAAGGGCTGAAAGTTATATCCAGGGTGTGTTAATGCCCACTCCGGCGGCGGTACTCAATGCTGCCCAACTGTTGGCCCGGGGGACGGATGATGAACCGGGCTGGGGGGATCTGGTGATGGTGGATATCGGCGGAGCCACCACCGATGTTTATTCCATGTCCGAGGGACTGCCAAGCAAGTCCGGTGTTACTTATAAAGGATTGCCGGAGCCTTATGCCAAGCGCACGGTAGAGGGGGATTTGGGCATGCGGGTCAGCGCCCGCTCCCTGCTGGAATCCGTCGGACTGCGCAGACTGGCAGGTTATACGGGTTTCCCGGAAGAAAAAATTCTTTCCTACATAGAATTTGTTCATCAGCATACCGATGCGCTGCCATCCGGCGATGAACAGTGGCAAATGGATACAGCCATGGCCCGGCTGGCTACCGAACTGGCCGTGGAAAGACATGCCGGAACCCTGGAGACCTTATGGACACCCATGGGAGCAGTCAATGTTCAGCATGGCAAAGATTTAACCCAGGTACCCTACCTGGTTGGCACCGGTGGGGTGATTGTAAATCATCCCGCACCGGGAGCGATTTTAAAGGGAGCCTTTTTTAAACCGGAACAGCCTACCTTTTTGCGCCCGCAAGGGCCAAAGATGATGCTGGATAAAAAATATATTTTGGCGGCTGCCGGGCTTTTGGCGGAAATAAAGCCCGGGGCTGCCCTGCGTATGGTCAAGAAGTATTTAGTAGAAGTCAGTGATGAAGCAAAAAGGAGTTGA
- a CDS encoding methylaspartate ammonia-lyase — MKIIGAVVSPGLTGFYFDDQKAIKLGRERDGFALLGEPATAGFSAVRQRGESISVMLLLDNGAVAYGDCAAVQYSGAGGRDPLFLAADFIPVLEEEVFPRLIGRTVSGFRRLAEEFDKLRHADGSFFHTALRYGITQALLDAAARSAGCTMAEIVAREYHCPLVNRPVPLFCQTGDDRYSNADKAIIKGADVLPHGLINNVREKLGCRGEKLLEYVSWLKNRAGQLGGADYRPVLHIDVYGTIGQAFDEDLEQMADYLGRLEKAAAPLKLRIEGPMDRGNKPAQIEALAGLCRLLEKRGIAVAVVADEWCNTLEDIREFVDAKAGDMVQIKTPDLGGINNTIEAVLYARSRGTGAYLGGTCNETDRSARVCVHVGIATQPDQMLAKPGMGVDEGLMITFNEMSRTLALLKVKGVI, encoded by the coding sequence TTGAAAATTATAGGTGCGGTTGTTTCGCCGGGATTAACCGGCTTTTACTTTGATGATCAGAAGGCCATTAAACTGGGCCGGGAGCGGGACGGTTTTGCACTTTTGGGTGAACCGGCCACGGCCGGTTTCTCCGCTGTAAGGCAGAGAGGAGAGTCCATCTCGGTTATGCTGTTGTTGGATAACGGTGCGGTAGCCTACGGGGACTGTGCCGCCGTGCAGTATTCCGGGGCCGGGGGACGGGACCCGCTGTTTCTGGCGGCAGATTTTATCCCGGTTTTGGAAGAAGAGGTTTTTCCCAGATTAATTGGGCGTACGGTCAGCGGTTTTCGACGGTTGGCGGAGGAGTTTGACAAGCTGCGCCATGCCGACGGCAGCTTTTTTCATACGGCCTTGCGCTACGGCATTACCCAGGCGCTGCTGGATGCGGCGGCCCGGTCTGCGGGCTGCACCATGGCGGAAATCGTGGCCAGGGAGTATCACTGCCCGCTGGTAAACCGGCCGGTTCCTCTCTTCTGTCAGACCGGGGATGACCGCTACTCCAATGCGGATAAGGCCATTATAAAAGGGGCGGATGTGCTGCCCCACGGTTTAATTAACAATGTAAGGGAAAAATTGGGGTGCCGCGGGGAGAAACTGTTGGAGTATGTAAGCTGGCTGAAGAACCGGGCCGGGCAGTTGGGAGGAGCGGATTACCGGCCGGTTTTGCATATTGATGTGTACGGCACCATCGGCCAGGCCTTTGATGAAGACCTGGAACAAATGGCAGACTATCTGGGTCGTCTGGAGAAGGCGGCCGCTCCCCTGAAGCTTCGCATTGAGGGGCCCATGGACCGGGGCAACAAACCTGCCCAGATTGAGGCTCTGGCCGGACTGTGCCGGCTGCTGGAAAAGAGAGGGATTGCGGTGGCTGTGGTGGCGGATGAATGGTGCAACACCCTGGAGGATATTCGGGAGTTTGTAGACGCGAAGGCAGGGGATATGGTACAGATTAAAACCCCGGACCTGGGGGGCATCAACAACACCATTGAAGCGGTTTTATACGCCAGATCAAGGGGTACCGGCGCTTACTTGGGCGGCACCTGTAATGAAACCGACCGCTCGGCCCGGGTCTGCGTGCATGTGGGTATTGCCACCCAGCCCGACCAAATGCTGGCCAAACCCGGCATGGGTGTGGACGAGGGCCTCATGATCACCTTCAATGAAATGAGCCGCACCCTGGCTCTATTGAAAGTCAAGGGGGTTATTTAA
- a CDS encoding MBL fold metallo-hydrolase has translation MEVIPIKLTVLGCWAPYPRVSGACSGYLLQEAGRNLLIEAGNGILARLLQHIDLEELDAVILSHLHPDHIMDIYSLRHAIEAANREGRMQRRIPLYLPTGPAEDFDRIKGFNKAFVVQIIEDLPEPGTAEIAGFKVVFVPGKHNLPVFSMSIEGKKKLVYSGDTAYNPELIHLAQGADLFLCEASGQDKDADYLKENHLTARQAGQLAQRAGAKTLMITHFYPEYSLSELQQQAEAGFGQAVEVAREGATIQL, from the coding sequence ATGGAGGTGATACCAATAAAATTAACTGTTTTGGGCTGCTGGGCGCCCTATCCCAGGGTCAGCGGAGCTTGTTCCGGCTATCTGCTGCAGGAAGCAGGACGAAATCTTTTAATTGAAGCCGGGAACGGTATTTTGGCCAGGCTGCTGCAGCATATTGACCTGGAGGAACTGGACGCCGTGATTCTCAGTCACCTTCACCCGGACCACATTATGGATATATACAGCCTGCGTCACGCCATTGAGGCGGCCAACCGGGAAGGCAGGATGCAGCGACGGATTCCCCTGTATCTGCCCACCGGCCCGGCGGAGGATTTTGACAGAATCAAAGGCTTCAACAAGGCCTTTGTGGTCCAGATCATTGAAGATCTACCGGAACCCGGGACGGCAGAGATTGCCGGTTTTAAGGTGGTATTTGTTCCCGGCAAGCACAATCTGCCGGTTTTCAGCATGTCCATTGAAGGCAAAAAGAAACTGGTTTATTCCGGCGATACCGCTTATAATCCGGAATTAATCCATTTGGCGCAAGGGGCGGATTTGTTTCTTTGCGAGGCCAGCGGACAGGATAAGGATGCGGATTATTTAAAGGAAAATCACCTGACCGCCCGGCAGGCCGGGCAACTGGCTCAAAGGGCCGGTGCAAAGACATTAATGATTACCCACTTTTATCCGGAATATTCCTTAAGTGAGCTTCAGCAACAGGCCGAGGCGGGCTTTGGGCAAGCCGTTGAAGTGGCCCGGGAAGGGGCCACTATCCAACTGTAG
- a CDS encoding 2-hydroxyacyl-CoA dehydratase family protein translates to MQKVGMTTTIPVEVVYAAGAVPVDLNNVFITHANPQGLVEEAEIAGYPRNLCAWIKGLYTITLQSDDIKTIIAVTQGDCSNTHALMETLEMAGVRVIPFAFPFDRDYDLLRLQMEKLMTALGTTWEEVYRAKARLDRVRRKVHELDRLTWQEDRVRGWDNHLFQVSCSDFEGNPEQFEKKVDDFLAQLPGRESLKTPLRLAYIGVPPIMDDLYDYLEERGARVVFNETQRQFTMPFQMEDLVEQYRRYSYPYGIFYRLEDIEQELKQRQVHGIIHYAQSFCYRQIEDLIVRKKLKYPILTLEGDKPNKLDARTKMRLDAFLDILR, encoded by the coding sequence ATGCAAAAGGTTGGTATGACCACAACCATTCCGGTGGAGGTTGTTTACGCGGCCGGAGCGGTTCCCGTGGATTTAAATAATGTGTTTATTACCCATGCCAATCCTCAGGGATTGGTGGAAGAGGCGGAGATAGCCGGCTATCCCAGGAATCTCTGCGCCTGGATCAAGGGATTGTACACCATTACCCTGCAGAGTGACGATATAAAAACCATCATCGCGGTGACCCAGGGAGACTGCAGCAATACCCACGCTCTGATGGAAACCCTGGAGATGGCGGGAGTCCGGGTGATCCCCTTTGCCTTTCCCTTTGACCGGGATTATGATCTGCTGCGGTTACAGATGGAAAAACTGATGACCGCCCTGGGGACTACCTGGGAAGAGGTTTACCGGGCCAAAGCCAGGCTGGACCGGGTCCGGCGGAAAGTACATGAGCTGGATCGCCTGACCTGGCAAGAAGACCGGGTCCGTGGGTGGGACAATCACTTGTTTCAGGTTTCCTGCAGCGATTTTGAAGGAAATCCTGAACAATTTGAAAAAAAGGTGGATGACTTTCTGGCGCAACTGCCGGGCAGAGAATCCCTTAAAACGCCCCTTCGTCTGGCTTATATCGGTGTTCCACCGATCATGGACGACCTGTATGATTATTTGGAGGAACGGGGGGCCAGGGTGGTCTTCAACGAAACCCAGAGGCAATTTACCATGCCTTTTCAAATGGAGGACTTGGTGGAGCAGTACCGAAGGTACAGTTACCCTTACGGGATCTTTTATCGTCTTGAGGATATTGAGCAGGAGTTGAAGCAAAGGCAAGTGCATGGTATTATTCATTACGCTCAGAGTTTTTGCTACCGTCAAATTGAAGACCTGATTGTGCGCAAGAAGTTAAAATATCCCATCCTGACCCTGGAAGGGGATAAACCCAATAAACTGGACGCCCGTACAAAGATGCGTCTGGATGCTTTTTTAGATATATTGAGGTGA
- a CDS encoding methylaspartate mutase subunit E produces MSLANKKLDWNQFLEIRREVLKAWPTGQEVDLAEAIQYQSRIPAQRRFAEKMEEAKKERITLAQPRAGVALVHEHSELLQYLADQGEADLLPTTIDSYTRQNRYNEAQVGIEESRSVGRSMLNGFPAVNHGVTACRQVVESVKLPLQVRHGTPDARLLAEITLAGGFTAYEGGGISYNIPYAKEVPLERSIRDWQYVDRLVGYYEEQGVSINREPFGPLTGTLVPPCISHSIAIVEALLAAEQGVKSLTLGYGQCGNLLQDVAAVRSLEELAGEYLSRFGYNNAVITTVFHQWMGGFPQDESKAFGVIGWGAATAVLAKATKVIVKTPHEALGIPTKEANAAGIRTTKQVLNMLKDQPLVESKELMEEKDLIKAETRAILEKILEFGEGDVAQGIIRAFQAGTIDVPFAPSRFNAGRLLPARDHQGAVRLLDFGNLPFGEEIKEIHREKIVQRGKTEGRDPSFQMVVDDIYAIGKGMLVGKPR; encoded by the coding sequence TTGTCATTGGCCAATAAAAAACTTGATTGGAATCAGTTTTTGGAAATCCGCAGGGAGGTATTGAAAGCCTGGCCCACGGGGCAAGAGGTTGATTTGGCCGAGGCCATTCAGTATCAATCCCGGATACCGGCCCAGCGCCGCTTTGCGGAAAAGATGGAGGAAGCCAAGAAGGAGCGGATCACCTTGGCTCAGCCCAGGGCAGGGGTGGCTCTGGTGCATGAGCATAGCGAGCTGCTGCAGTATTTGGCGGATCAGGGGGAAGCCGACCTGCTTCCCACCACCATTGACAGCTACACCCGGCAAAACCGTTACAACGAAGCGCAGGTTGGGATCGAAGAAAGCCGGTCCGTGGGACGCTCGATGTTAAACGGTTTTCCGGCGGTAAATCACGGGGTGACGGCTTGCCGGCAAGTGGTGGAATCCGTAAAACTGCCCCTTCAGGTACGTCATGGCACCCCGGACGCCAGACTGTTGGCTGAAATTACCCTGGCCGGTGGTTTTACGGCCTATGAAGGCGGCGGCATATCCTACAATATTCCTTATGCCAAGGAGGTTCCTTTGGAGCGCTCCATTCGAGACTGGCAATATGTGGATCGTCTGGTGGGATATTATGAGGAACAGGGTGTTTCCATTAACCGGGAACCCTTTGGCCCCCTGACCGGAACGCTGGTGCCGCCGTGCATTTCACACAGCATTGCCATTGTCGAGGCCCTGCTGGCCGCAGAGCAAGGAGTAAAAAGCCTAACCCTTGGTTACGGTCAGTGCGGCAACCTGCTTCAGGATGTGGCGGCGGTGCGTTCGTTAGAAGAACTGGCCGGAGAATATCTGAGCCGTTTCGGATACAATAATGCGGTGATTACAACGGTCTTTCATCAATGGATGGGCGGGTTCCCTCAGGATGAAAGCAAGGCCTTTGGGGTCATCGGCTGGGGCGCGGCCACGGCGGTTCTGGCCAAAGCCACCAAAGTCATTGTTAAGACCCCCCACGAGGCCTTGGGTATTCCCACCAAAGAAGCCAATGCCGCGGGAATTCGCACCACCAAACAGGTGCTCAATATGCTTAAGGACCAGCCTTTGGTGGAATCCAAGGAACTGATGGAAGAAAAAGATCTGATTAAGGCGGAGACCAGGGCCATTTTGGAAAAGATTTTAGAGTTTGGTGAGGGGGATGTTGCCCAGGGCATCATCCGGGCCTTCCAGGCCGGAACCATTGATGTTCCCTTTGCACCCAGCCGGTTTAATGCCGGACGTCTGCTGCCCGCCAGAGACCATCAGGGGGCCGTAAGGTTATTGGATTTTGGAAACCTGCCCTTCGGAGAAGAGATTAAAGAGATCCACCGGGAAAAAATTGTTCAAAGGGGAAAAACGGAAGGCAGGGACCCCAGTTTTCAGATGGTTGTGGATGATATTTATGCCATTGGAAAGGGTATGCTGGTAGGAAAACCCCGCTAA
- a CDS encoding acyl-CoA dehydratase activase, whose protein sequence is MLCGIDLGSRNVKIALMSEDGNLILHRFDTVSFYRQHGQGGQGQLEVDFAALGLGEPEKIVATGYGRQTLHLKGAEIIPEIKAHVLGAIHQTGLEEFTLLDLGGQDSKVVLVSRGKMMDFQTNDKCAASTGRYLENMAVVLNINMEELSRHYQNPVDLNSTCAIFGETELIGKVVEGHPVSALAAGVNYTIFKRIKPMLTKLLTDTIVFTGGVAHNRALVRMIEEEMKVPVIVPRHPQHNGAIGCCAYAR, encoded by the coding sequence ATGCTCTGTGGAATTGACCTGGGCAGCCGCAATGTTAAAATTGCCCTGATGTCGGAGGACGGAAATCTGATCCTGCACCGGTTTGACACGGTATCTTTTTATCGCCAACATGGTCAGGGCGGCCAAGGACAGTTGGAAGTTGACTTTGCTGCCCTAGGGCTGGGTGAGCCGGAAAAAATTGTGGCTACCGGTTATGGCCGGCAGACCCTGCACCTTAAAGGGGCGGAGATTATTCCTGAAATTAAGGCTCATGTTCTGGGAGCCATCCATCAGACCGGACTGGAAGAATTTACTCTGTTGGACCTGGGAGGGCAGGACAGTAAGGTGGTGCTGGTTTCCCGGGGAAAAATGATGGATTTTCAAACCAACGACAAGTGCGCTGCCAGCACCGGGCGCTATTTGGAGAATATGGCGGTGGTGCTGAATATTAATATGGAAGAACTGTCCCGCCACTATCAAAATCCCGTGGATTTAAATTCTACCTGTGCTATTTTTGGCGAGACCGAGCTGATTGGCAAGGTGGTGGAAGGGCACCCGGTTTCCGCCCTGGCGGCGGGAGTGAATTATACGATTTTTAAACGAATCAAACCCATGCTAACCAAACTGCTGACGGATACCATTGTTTTTACAGGCGGGGTTGCCCATAACCGAGCACTTGTGCGGATGATTGAAGAGGAAATGAAGGTCCCCGTGATTGTACCCCGGCATCCTCAGCACAATGGAGCTATCGGTTGCTGCGCCTATGCCCGGTAA
- a CDS encoding alanine-tRNA synthetase second additional domain-containing protein: MPVSIIHEYLMHAVYFAPRGRYRLLALGGSLAHRYLSPDDHLIGFIGDAGAGKSLLIRGMFPGLELTNDDDGINVRPLPLLDDFDRKHFRSRTYHLDMRFEMAFTQPWTIVEAVQEAIRKDRRVIVEHFDLLYPMLKMNAQILLGIGEEVIVTRPNIFGPEPQEIADIVYESLIYRKMAHTAEDITSLVLTREFGMKKPKVHSDIKHGFVLEFDEQPQIDLKALEERVQEIIDKDICIYYNDETHIKVGEFAYPCTGPRLHVKRTSEVKNFRLVKEFKWDPIQELYVMVGLVGPVEGGSPLTPPDQFQLMRRARNRSKGIS, translated from the coding sequence ATGCCGGTTTCAATCATTCATGAATATTTAATGCATGCGGTTTACTTTGCCCCCAGGGGGAGATACCGCCTGTTGGCTTTGGGAGGCAGTCTGGCTCACCGCTACTTGAGCCCGGATGATCATTTGATTGGTTTTATCGGGGATGCCGGGGCGGGTAAATCCCTGTTAATCCGCGGCATGTTTCCAGGATTGGAACTGACCAATGACGACGATGGCATTAATGTGCGCCCGCTGCCCCTGCTGGACGATTTCGACCGCAAGCACTTCCGCAGCCGGACCTATCATCTGGATATGCGCTTTGAAATGGCTTTTACCCAGCCCTGGACCATTGTGGAGGCGGTTCAGGAAGCCATTAGAAAGGACCGCCGGGTGATTGTGGAGCATTTTGACCTGCTCTACCCCATGTTAAAGATGAATGCCCAAATCCTTCTTGGCATTGGTGAGGAGGTCATTGTAACCCGTCCCAATATTTTTGGTCCGGAACCCCAGGAGATCGCGGATATTGTCTATGAGTCGCTGATCTACCGGAAAATGGCTCATACGGCCGAGGATATTACCAGTCTGGTGTTGACCAGGGAGTTTGGCATGAAAAAGCCAAAGGTTCATAGCGATATAAAACACGGCTTTGTCCTGGAGTTTGACGAGCAGCCCCAAATTGACTTAAAAGCCTTGGAGGAAAGAGTTCAGGAAATTATTGATAAAGATATTTGTATTTACTACAATGACGAGACGCATATTAAGGTTGGGGAATTTGCCTATCCCTGTACGGGACCCCGGCTTCATGTTAAAAGAACCAGTGAGGTTAAAAATTTCCGGCTGGTAAAGGAATTCAAGTGGGACCCCATCCAGGAGCTGTATGTCATGGTGGGTCTGGTGGGACCGGTGGAGGGAGGCAGCCCGTTAACCCCCCCGGATCAATTCCAGCTTATGCGACGTGCCCGCAATCGTTCCAAAGGAATATCATAA